The genomic window ATCTTCCCACGGAACCGTCGGCCGATCTCCTGGGCGATGCCGATTGGGAAGGCAATCACCCGCTCGGCCAGTTCGTGCACCTTCTCCGGATTCTCGTAGAGGTCGATGAACAGGTTCGTCATCCCGCGCAGGTAGTGCATTCGCTCGAAGAAGGTGAAGCCGCAGCCGACCATGACGTACTTGTCGCCCGCCTGCTCCAGCCGCGCCGGGATTGCCTCGAACCGGTGGTCGTCATGGGGGTCCGGCCAGTGAACCCCCTCCAGGGCGTCCAGCGAGTGCAGGTTGTGCCCAAGGGGCTGACCCATGTTCGAGATGCCCTCGGGCGGCAAGGTCCAGACCACACCCCACTCGTCCTCGCGGGGCTGCGAGGGCTGCCAACCAGCCGCCGCCTGCAGCCCAACCCCAAAGGTGTCGTCCAGGCCCAGCGAGGCGAACCTCACCGGAAGCCGCTCCGGTCCATCGAACTCCACTGCACGACGCACGATCTCATACGAAGTCATGCCGGTCTCCAGGACTCTCCGAAGGATGACTGCACCACACCTAGACGGCAGCAGCTTGCGCCTGCACGCGACTACTGAATCCCGTGCCAGTAGTCGATGCTCTTGCCACTGGGCGGGTAGCCCTCGGGCGGCCGACTCCCCACATACCACTTTGCATGCCCGTCGAGGAATCCCGCGTTGGCACCGTCATTGTGACGGAAGGAGGCCAGCACCACTCGCGCCATGCCGGCTACCTGCTCCCTGCCATCATAGAAGGTGATGGTCGCCGAGGCCGAGGGCACCTCCGCCAGGGCCCGAATCTGCCCCTGTGCTGCGGGCGGCATCATCGGGAGCCGGTAGGCGAAGAGCACGTTATTCCAACCATAGCTGTAGCGGCTCAGCCCGTAGCTTGTGAAGTCGATCGCCCCGGTCGAGTCACTGGGACAGCGCTCAATCTGCCGGTTCTTCGTGTACGGTCCCAGGAGCTCCATCAGCGCTGAGAGGTGCGACATGTCCGGACCGCCGATGGCGTAGGGCAAGACCTCGTCATAGTCCTGCGTGTACATCAGGACCGCTGTCCCCAGTTGCTTTATGTTGGACAGGCACGAGGATTGCCGTGCCTTCTCACGAGCTCGTGCGAACACGGGGAACAGGATGGCTGCCAGGATTGCGATGATGGCAATGACCACGAGCAACTCGATCAGCGTAAAGCCTCTGCGCATCGGCGGCCTCCAATCCCAGGAGAGGTGCAGCCTGGCACCATGATACCACCCGCCGAAAGTGCCGCCAAGAGGCACCCGACCGGAAAGACCAACTCCCTGCAGGCGCCCGGCACTCACAGCCTTTGGTTGCTGGAAGGCCGAGCGGCACCTCACCCTTGGCCATGAAGAGAGGACAGGCAACGGGAGGGTGCCGCACTCTCGAGGCACAGACGGGGACCGGCCAGCGCTAGTCGCCAACTGTGGTTTGGGCCACCCCTGGGCCCGTCTTGACGGGCCTCGGCACCCGTGATAAGGTCGCAATAGGAGGCCGGTGATCGCAGATGAGACGCCGACTGAGCAAGCGCAAGGTGCTCTCCTACCTGCTGTGCGTGCTGATCGCAGCGGGCGGCCTTGCCCTGGCTTTGCGGCTCAGCTTCCCACCGAATCCTGATGCTCGCCGGTTCATCGCCTCACCACCGGATCGCGAGTCCCCGCAACTCGAGGCCGACCGCAGCACGCTGCAAGTTAAATCCGGCAAGCAGACGACACGCTACCGCCTGTACCAGACCGATAAGGGGGTCGTCGCCCGCGAGGTCACCGACGAACAGGCCTCCGACAAGCGATAGATGCGCTCCAGTTCCCCTGGGCCCGTGCCGATCGTCCTTTCTCGACGCCTCCAAGACGCCATGCTATAATCCACTTCACCGCGGACCCTGCCATACTCACGACGCGAGTTGCCCGAAGGTGAGCTGCCATGAAGCTGGTCGTGATGAACGGGGAGATGGCAGGACTCGAGTTCATACTCTCGCCGGGAACTGCCGGGCTCGGCCGACGGTCCGACAACGATGTCTGTCTTCCCCTCGACCCCAAGATCTCACGTCGCCATGCCCTGATCACTTTGCGTGACGACCGGCTGACCCTGGAGGATCTCGGCAGTGCCAACGGCACCTTCCTGGGCCAGCGACGCCTCCACACCGCGACTTCGCTTCAGGCCGGCGACCGCTTCCGTCTCGGGCGTACCTGGCTGGAGGTCCGTCCTTTCTCTGTGCCCTCCGCGGAGAGCGATGCAGCGCGTCAGGTCGTCCTCGTCGATTCCGGCAGCGCCGCCGAGGGCGCTCCACCGGTTGCGGAGCGGTCCAAGGTGGTCTACTCCCTGGACGCCTCAGGGCCGCAGGTCCAGCCTGCGGACGGCGATGACCTCCAGCGGCGCCTGCAAGTGCTGCTGGACTTCGGGCAGGCCGTGGGCTCCCTGC from Armatimonadia bacterium includes these protein-coding regions:
- a CDS encoding uroporphyrinogen decarboxylase family protein; the protein is MTSYEIVRRAVEFDGPERLPVRFASLGLDDTFGVGLQAAAGWQPSQPREDEWGVVWTLPPEGISNMGQPLGHNLHSLDALEGVHWPDPHDDHRFEAIPARLEQAGDKYVMVGCGFTFFERMHYLRGMTNLFIDLYENPEKVHELAERVIAFPIGIAQEIGRRFRGKIHGFAMTDDWGTQQAPFTSIPMFREFFKPYYRRLFDAIHEAGMHAWMHSCGHVNDIVGEWIDCGLEVVNLQQPTNLGIVEMGTRYRGRICFESLCDIQMTLPWKSAAEIQAEAALLLEHWATPQGGFVLSDYGDGAAIGVPLDKKRIMLQAFLDLAAPTLTVPA
- a CDS encoding prepilin-type N-terminal cleavage/methylation domain-containing protein, coding for MRRGFTLIELLVVIAIIAILAAILFPVFARAREKARQSSCLSNIKQLGTAVLMYTQDYDEVLPYAIGGPDMSHLSALMELLGPYTKNRQIERCPSDSTGAIDFTSYGLSRYSYGWNNVLFAYRLPMMPPAAQGQIRALAEVPSASATITFYDGREQVAGMARVVLASFRHNDGANAGFLDGHAKWYVGSRPPEGYPPSGKSIDYWHGIQ